A window of Caloramator mitchellensis contains these coding sequences:
- a CDS encoding FAD-dependent oxidoreductase, with amino-acid sequence MAQKIVVLGAGYGGVRAAKLLNKKLKKKAEIYLIDKNPYHTLMTELHEVAGGRVEEDAVRVELSRMFHRTDVNVIIDEITDINFNERKLVSNNSVYEYDYLIINIGSEPAYFGVKGVKEYGFSLWSLDDAVEIRRHIIDMFERASKTTSVEERAKLLTFVVAGAGFTGVETAGELAEFRKELCYKYNIDEKEVRVILVEALDRILTTLNERLVSKAKYYINKLNIELRTNSPIVEVMEDKILLKGGDEINTRTLIWTCGVQGSSFASKLNLTMGKRGRILTNEYMQSVDHKNVYVIGDISYLEENNVGIPQIVETALQTADVAAKNIIADIEGKEKEKFKSNYHGFMVSIGSRYCVATLMGRDLTGFLAMAAKHLVNMHYLFGIGGLLLIWDYFKHHFMDIKDNKSMVGGHFADKTPTFWLVPLRLYIGVLWLLEGIGKVKDGWLNPNNIFIVATSNVSGASQAADAATQASQVATQVVPLLKQPPELYTQFMHIFVEPFAYIFQVMVVLGELGIGLALIGGLFTTLASLASIFLCFNFILSAMAGKEILWYIFGAIPLMGGAGRAFGLDYYVIPWFYRLWEKTFRGKMNFKLKKRGIYEKA; translated from the coding sequence ATGGCTCAAAAAATAGTAGTTCTGGGTGCCGGATATGGCGGGGTAAGAGCTGCGAAACTATTAAATAAGAAACTTAAGAAAAAAGCTGAAATTTATTTAATCGACAAAAATCCATATCATACCCTTATGACAGAACTTCATGAGGTTGCTGGAGGGAGAGTTGAAGAGGATGCTGTTAGGGTTGAACTCAGCAGAATGTTCCATAGGACTGATGTAAATGTAATTATTGACGAAATAACCGATATTAATTTTAACGAGAGAAAGTTAGTATCAAATAACTCAGTCTATGAATACGACTACCTAATAATCAATATTGGAAGCGAACCAGCATATTTTGGAGTTAAGGGAGTTAAGGAATATGGATTCTCGCTCTGGTCGTTAGATGATGCGGTTGAAATAAGAAGACATATAATAGATATGTTTGAAAGGGCATCAAAGACAACAAGCGTAGAAGAAAGAGCCAAGCTATTGACATTTGTTGTTGCAGGTGCTGGATTTACAGGAGTTGAAACAGCTGGTGAACTTGCTGAATTTAGAAAGGAATTGTGCTATAAGTATAACATAGATGAAAAAGAAGTGAGAGTTATACTCGTTGAGGCGCTCGATAGAATACTTACCACATTAAACGAAAGATTGGTTTCAAAGGCTAAATACTATATAAATAAATTGAATATAGAGCTTAGAACAAACTCTCCAATCGTTGAAGTTATGGAAGATAAAATACTTCTTAAGGGTGGAGATGAAATAAACACAAGGACTTTAATATGGACATGTGGTGTTCAAGGAAGCAGCTTTGCATCAAAACTCAATCTTACAATGGGTAAAAGAGGAAGAATACTTACAAACGAATACATGCAGAGCGTTGACCACAAAAATGTATATGTTATAGGAGATATAAGCTATTTAGAGGAAAACAATGTTGGAATACCACAAATAGTTGAAACGGCACTACAAACTGCAGATGTTGCAGCCAAAAATATAATTGCAGACATTGAAGGAAAGGAAAAGGAAAAGTTTAAGTCGAATTATCATGGATTCATGGTATCGATAGGTTCAAGATACTGCGTTGCAACATTGATGGGAAGAGATTTGACAGGATTTTTAGCTATGGCTGCAAAGCATCTTGTTAATATGCATTATTTATTTGGCATTGGTGGTTTATTGCTCATTTGGGATTACTTCAAACATCATTTTATGGATATAAAAGATAATAAGTCCATGGTTGGAGGACATTTTGCAGATAAGACTCCAACATTCTGGTTAGTGCCTCTAAGACTTTATATAGGCGTTCTATGGCTATTAGAAGGTATTGGAAAGGTAAAGGATGGTTGGTTAAATCCAAACAATATATTCATAGTTGCTACTTCTAATGTAAGCGGTGCATCACAGGCTGCCGATGCTGCAACCCAAGCATCACAGGTTGCTACGCAGGTTGTTCCATTATTAAAGCAGCCACCAGAATTATATACACAATTTATGCATATATTTGTTGAACCTTTTGCCTATATATTCCAAGTTATGGTTGTGCTTGGAGAGTTGGGAATAGGGTTGGCGCTTATAGGTGGATTATTTACAACGCTTGCTTCACTTGCTTCAATATTCCTATGCTTTAACTTTATTTTATCTGCTATGGCAGGCAAGGAAATACTATGGTATATATTTGGAGCAATTCCGCTTATGGGTGGAGCAGGACGTGCATTTGGACTTGACTATTATGTAATTCCATGGTTCTATAGATTATGGGAGAAGACGTTTAGAGGCAAGATGAACTTTAAACTTAAAAAGAGGGGAATATATGAAAAGGCTTGA
- a CDS encoding FAD:protein FMN transferase, with protein MKKIAFFILFITFIFTGCNKANYEPVSKTDFYMGTVVTIKIYNKASDEIFNKAFDRIKDLENKFSINIEGTETLSISKNIGSFVKVSDDTFNVIQKGLYYSDLSGGRFDITIGPLVKIWGIGTDNAKIPNKDEIEWAKNLVNYKNVQTDESSKSVKLTGDEMLIDLGGIAKGYAADVLAETLKENGIKSAIINLGGNVYALGKKPDGSKYKIGIQTPFKARGEILGNIEVSDMSVVTSGIYERYFEDNGKTYHHILNPFTGYPVDNDLLSVSIISKKSVDGDALSTTVFSLGLKDGMEFVKKLDGIEAIFVTKDKKIYMTDGIKDNFKLLDNQYSIAN; from the coding sequence ATGAAAAAAATAGCTTTTTTTATACTTTTTATAACATTTATATTTACTGGATGCAATAAGGCAAATTATGAACCAGTTTCAAAGACTGACTTTTACATGGGAACGGTAGTTACGATTAAAATTTATAATAAAGCAAGCGACGAAATATTCAATAAAGCCTTTGATAGAATAAAGGACCTTGAAAATAAGTTTAGCATCAATATCGAAGGAACTGAAACCTTATCTATTTCAAAAAATATCGGTAGCTTTGTTAAAGTTTCAGATGATACTTTTAATGTTATTCAAAAGGGGCTATATTATTCAGATTTATCCGGTGGTAGATTTGATATAACAATAGGACCTTTGGTTAAAATATGGGGTATAGGGACGGACAATGCGAAAATTCCAAACAAGGATGAAATTGAATGGGCAAAGAATTTAGTAAATTACAAGAACGTTCAAACTGATGAGAGCAGTAAATCAGTAAAATTAACAGGGGACGAAATGCTAATCGACCTTGGTGGTATTGCAAAGGGATATGCCGCCGATGTGTTAGCTGAAACTCTTAAGGAAAATGGAATAAAGAGTGCAATAATAAACCTTGGTGGAAATGTTTATGCCCTTGGCAAAAAACCTGATGGAAGCAAGTATAAAATAGGAATTCAAACTCCTTTTAAGGCGAGAGGAGAAATACTTGGAAACATTGAAGTTAGCGATATGTCAGTTGTAACGTCTGGGATATACGAAAGATATTTTGAGGATAATGGCAAGACATATCATCATATTTTAAATCCTTTTACTGGATACCCAGTTGATAATGACCTTCTTAGCGTTTCAATAATTTCAAAAAAATCAGTTGACGGGGATGCCCTATCGACGACAGTATTTTCATTAGGCTTAAAGGATGGAATGGAATTTGTTAAAAAACTGGATGGAATTGAAGCAATATTCGTGACTAAGGACAAAAAAATTTATATGACCGATGGTATTAAAGACAATTTTAAATTGTTAGACAACCAATACTCCATCGCAAATTGA
- a CDS encoding NusG domain II-containing protein has product MKRLEIIIIVITLILAGSIQVAHFYMNRNAGKYVNIYKDAKLYTSLKINENKTIEIKDADDINIIVVENGKVYMKDANCSDKVCVDTGIITGAGQSIICLPHKIVVEIAGERKGIDDSAY; this is encoded by the coding sequence ATGAAAAGGCTTGAAATAATAATTATAGTTATAACGCTGATATTAGCAGGTTCAATTCAGGTAGCACATTTTTATATGAATAGAAACGCAGGAAAATATGTGAATATATACAAGGATGCAAAACTGTATACAAGCCTTAAAATTAACGAAAATAAGACGATTGAAATTAAGGATGCCGATGATATCAATATAATTGTAGTTGAAAACGGCAAAGTATATATGAAGGATGCGAACTGCAGCGATAAGGTTTGTGTTGATACTGGGATTATAACTGGGGCAGGTCAGAGTATCATCTGCCTGCCCCATAAAATTGTCGTAGAAATAGCAGGCGAAAGAAAAGGAATAGACGATTCTGCTTATTGA
- a CDS encoding FMN-binding protein encodes MKKILGILLSTLLTLSLLASCGSKTTSETNTNTNNTSNNTTTTSAKYNDGTYTAYSDATPESKGYAYAEVTIKEDKITEVKLYEVNELGKLKDYANYPMKEAKTANEEMAKRFVEKNSADVDTFTGVTNSSEKYKQAVARALEMASKEKDAKKYLNGTFLASSDQNAKQGYALAYVTIQDDKITKVVLQEVGEDGKIKDYSTYPLKEAKTANEEMAKRFVEKNSADVDTFTGVTNSSEKYKEAVKKALEMATK; translated from the coding sequence GTGAAAAAAATTCTAGGTATACTTTTATCAACTCTACTTACGTTGTCGCTTTTAGCTTCATGTGGAAGTAAGACAACAAGTGAAACAAACACAAATACAAATAACACATCAAACAACACAACAACTACAAGTGCTAAGTATAACGATGGCACATACACTGCATATTCAGATGCAACTCCAGAATCAAAGGGTTATGCTTATGCAGAAGTAACTATAAAAGAAGATAAAATAACTGAAGTAAAATTATACGAAGTAAATGAACTTGGAAAACTTAAGGATTATGCAAATTATCCAATGAAGGAAGCAAAAACTGCCAACGAAGAAATGGCTAAAAGGTTCGTTGAAAAAAATTCAGCTGACGTAGACACATTTACTGGAGTTACAAACAGCTCAGAAAAATATAAGCAAGCAGTTGCACGTGCTCTTGAAATGGCAAGCAAAGAAAAGGATGCAAAAAAATACTTAAATGGAACATTCCTTGCAAGTTCAGACCAAAATGCTAAGCAGGGATATGCTCTTGCTTATGTAACAATTCAAGATGACAAGATTACTAAAGTAGTTCTTCAGGAAGTTGGAGAAGACGGTAAAATAAAGGACTATTCTACTTATCCATTAAAGGAAGCAAAAACTGCTAACGAAGAAATGGCTAAGAGGTTCGTTGAAAAAAATTCAGCTGATGTAGACACATTTACTGGAGTTACAAACAGCTCAGAAAAATATAAGGAAGCTGTTAAAAAGGCACTTGAAATGGCTACAAAATAA
- a CDS encoding polyprenyl synthetase family protein — protein sequence MANFWGEYPFLVDELEKVKRIILKKIRNSDKTIEEALTEVFAKNGKMLRPAFVILSAQFGDYKSEKILNIAAAVEMFHNATLIHDDILDNSVFRRNIKTVQNKYGQNYAVIIGDFLLARCIGLLTTCEKIDVLKDTVKSMERLCIGEIHQFNIKGKVDVSINSYLKRIASKTAVLFALSFYIGAIESNCERKISNILKETGFNIGMAFQIKDDILDMVGEEEIIGKKVGNDIKEGIYTLPILYAINEDGYLKNLLSKGNLSEEEINEVIRITNDKGGIKKAEELADRYTERALRLIDKLPEAQAKSILKESANKLLKRDY from the coding sequence ATGGCTAATTTCTGGGGAGAATATCCTTTTTTAGTAGATGAGCTTGAAAAAGTAAAAAGGATAATACTTAAAAAGATAAGAAACAGCGATAAAACAATAGAGGAAGCTTTAACCGAGGTTTTTGCCAAGAACGGCAAGATGTTAAGACCTGCATTTGTTATTTTATCTGCGCAATTCGGTGATTATAAGTCGGAAAAAATACTCAATATAGCAGCTGCAGTTGAGATGTTTCATAATGCGACTTTAATTCACGATGATATACTTGATAATTCTGTATTTAGAAGAAATATAAAAACTGTTCAGAATAAGTATGGACAGAATTATGCTGTTATTATAGGGGATTTTCTTCTTGCAAGGTGTATTGGGCTATTAACAACTTGTGAAAAGATTGATGTCCTAAAGGATACAGTTAAAAGCATGGAGAGGTTATGCATTGGCGAGATACATCAGTTTAACATTAAGGGCAAGGTGGATGTGTCTATTAATTCATATCTTAAACGTATTGCGTCTAAAACAGCAGTATTATTTGCTTTAAGTTTTTATATTGGAGCCATTGAGTCGAATTGTGAAAGAAAAATTTCAAACATTCTAAAGGAAACAGGTTTTAATATTGGAATGGCATTTCAAATAAAAGATGACATACTTGATATGGTAGGCGAAGAAGAGATAATAGGGAAGAAGGTTGGAAACGATATTAAAGAGGGGATTTATACTTTACCTATTCTTTATGCTATTAATGAAGATGGATATTTGAAAAATTTACTCTCTAAGGGTAATTTGTCTGAAGAAGAAATTAATGAAGTTATAAGGATAACAAATGACAAGGGTGGAATAAAAAAGGCTGAAGAATTAGCCGATAGATATACAGAAAGAGCATTAAGATTGATTGATAAATTGCCAGAAGCACAGGCTAAAAGTATTTTAAAAGAATCAGCAAACAAGCTTTTAAAGAGGGATTATTAA
- a CDS encoding Gx transporter family protein → MKLRRIILGAILTSMALCLFIIESFIQLPFAFPGAKIGLANIISVISLYLLSPVETMIIIILRVFLGTILTGNLSSFLFSLSGAMLSFSMMFIAMKVLKDRASAVGVSMIGGISHNIGQVLVAMLILQNINIFWYLPFLLITGLVTGIFIGFTAKYLIEHLRKINVNYMIKG, encoded by the coding sequence ATGAAACTAAGAAGGATAATTTTGGGTGCCATTCTAACTTCTATGGCCCTTTGTCTTTTTATAATTGAATCATTTATTCAGCTTCCATTTGCATTTCCAGGGGCTAAAATAGGACTTGCTAATATAATATCTGTAATATCGCTTTATCTTTTAAGTCCTGTGGAGACTATGATAATAATAATACTAAGAGTTTTTCTTGGGACAATATTGACAGGGAATTTATCTTCATTTCTTTTTAGCCTTTCCGGTGCAATGCTGAGCTTTTCAATGATGTTTATAGCAATGAAAGTTTTAAAGGACAGGGCAAGCGCTGTAGGAGTTAGTATGATTGGAGGCATATCCCATAACATTGGACAAGTTTTAGTGGCTATGTTAATACTGCAAAATATAAATATATTCTGGTATCTTCCATTCCTGTTGATAACAGGATTGGTTACAGGAATCTTTATAGGATTTACAGCAAAATATCTTATAGAGCATTTAAGAAAGATAAATGTCAATTATATGATAAAAGGGTGA